The Pyrenophora tritici-repentis strain M4 chromosome 9, whole genome shotgun sequence sequence AGCGACCTCTACAACGAGAGGAGTGTCCTGCAACAGCACGCGGGCGTCCCGACGAATGGAAATTTATATGACACGCGCCCAGCTCAGTTCCAGTCGTCCCCTCCTCCAATGACTGCGAACCCGTTCATTGGCACTGGCACTCACGACTTGATGCTGCCTCCCCCTATGGCACATCATCAGAAAAACCGACCCCTAGCTCGGTCTGCTGTATCGGACAACCTCACTGCAACGGGTGCAAAGCTGAAGGATATTGACATCTTTCGCGGAGACAGCACCGACAAAGAGGACTACAAGTATTGGCGCCGCAGCGCCAGGAACTTCTTAAACAAAACTACTATCCACACAACTGTTCAAGATCAGCTCGACTACCTGATTGACCACTTGCGAGGACCAGCCGCTGCACAGGTGGAATATAGAGCAGCACCCGGAGCTCGTAACGCCTACGTGACAGCGGAAGAAGTCCTCACGGAACTTGATCGCATCTTTGACACGGTCGACAAGGTCACCgaagccagcgcagcgctACACGACAGCGGCTCTGGAGGATTAAAGCAACGCGACAATGAATCGTTTAACACCTGGGTAGCCCGCTTTACCTCTACAGTCGCACCATTGAACCTGGGCGACAACGAAATGATCCAGCACGCGATCCGACTCATGAAGTTTGGTCGTAACGCAGGTTTACAATTCCGCCATGGTGATACTTGGGAAGCGTTTGCCCAGAATTGCCGCACTCAGCAACAGCTCTCACGTCTCACCCAGAGCAGCGGAAATAATGGTACCCGAACCGGCCGCAACACGTCTAACGCTGGTGGTGGAGGTAATGGCAACGGCAACAGCAATAGCAGCGGCTCCACAACGCGTAACAACTACGGTCGCACGCGCGCGCAACTCAACGCGTTGAGTAAGCAAGGCGAGTGCTTTAAATGCGGAGGCACGGCAAATGTCAGCGGCAAGAAACATCGTCCGACCGACGCAGACGTCCCAGCAGCCTGCAAGTCTGGCTCTATCGTGCCAGCTAGCCGCGTCCCTGCCCTCAAAGCTACATTCACCAACGCCGCCCTCCAGGCCACAGTCGTCGATGCCACCGACGAGTCGGAAAACTAGCCGTCCCCGGCGAAAGACGCCCCCGGGGACCGCACCAAAATGGTCCACAGATACAGTTACAGTCACAGTCAAAGCCACAACTACCAGTCCAACCCTTGTTAGCGATACCCCCTATTGTTTCACCGACCCTTGATACCCAAACTACCCCGCTCACCGGAGCTACACCTAGCACTTTACGCGTTTGTTTACAAGAATTGGAGGACTGGACGCCTCCCCAGGCTATAGAGGACAGACACGTTGTCTTGAGCGCGAACACTATGGTCAAAGGCAAGCAGCTTGTCCAAGGCCAGCAGTTCGTTTTCAAGTGCAAGGTCGCCACTTCGAATAGCTATATTGATACGGAAGCTTTGACTGACTCTGGTGCTACTGGAAACTGTATCTCCACACTATTTGCGCAACGACATAACCTGCCGACGTTTCGGCTTAAACAACCTTTGCAACTACGACTTGGCGACGGCAATTTCGCCATGGCGCCTATCACACACGGCGTCCTAGCCCCCATCTCCCACGCTGAACACGTTAGCGAGGAACTCTTCTACAGTGTACCTATGACGACTTACGACTTTATTTTCGGCACTTCATGGCTAGAAGAGCATAATCCACACATCGACTGGAGGGAAAAAACTATGCGTTTCAACAGCGAGCATTGCTACGCCaactgcctacacaaaggCGAGCAAGTCACTGTTCGCAGCAGTCGACACCGACGGGCCGCAGCAAAAGCCAAAGAACGGAACCCGACCTACGCGAACATGGACATACACCATGTGTCAGGTGAGGCCGCTGCCGCACTGGCATCACGACCAGAGAACGGTGCTATCTGGCTGTACCCACATGATTTTGAACAACTCGACAAAGATGACAGCGATGACGCCGACGAGAGAGCCCAGGCTAGCCGCGTCTTCGCCTCACTATTTGCCATGGACATGAACGCCCTATCTCAGGAAGACATTGATAAGTTCCACCAGAAGCTGAACTCGCCCGCTAAAACTCGCGACGAGGTCCTAGACAAGTTGCCCGAATGGCTCCACGATCTCGCCCACCGATTTAATCCTGATCCCGCCACGACAGACTTGCCCGCTCGACGAGGCGCGGTCGACCACAGCATTGACATTATCCCCGGATCAAAACACCCAAACGCTAAGATGTACGGCATAAGTAAGGACGAAGGCCTTGCCGTTAAAGCTTATGTTGAGGACATGAGAGGACGCGGTGAGATCCGTGAAAGCAAGTCAGACTTCGCTTCGCCTGTGCTCGTCGTCCGCAAATCTGGAGGTGGACTCCGCATTTGCGTGGACTATAGAGCGCTCAATGCCGTCACTATCAAGAACAGGAACGCTCCTCCGATGATTAAAGAAACGCTCGCGCGGCTAGCTAACGTCGCCTACTTCACCGTGGTCGACGTCATCGCCGCCTTTAACAAAATCCGCATCAAGGAAGGCGACGAACATAAGACTGCCTTCCTAACACGGTATGGCCTATTCGAATACTTAGTGATGCCTTTCGGACTCTGCAACGCACCAGGTACCTTTCAGGCCTACATTAACGAGGTTTTACGCGATTACCTTGACGAGTTCTGCTCTGCATACCTCGACGACGTCCTAATCTACAGCGCGTCTTTGGCAGAGCATAAGGTTCATGTCCGCAAGGTTATCGAGAGTCTAGGTGAGGCCGGACTTCATCTAGACATTGACAAGTCCGAGTTTGCCGTCCAAGAGGTGAGATACCTGGGCCTCATTCTTACAACTGAAGGCATCAAAATGGACCCCGCCAAGGTTAAGTCAGTGCTCGACTGGGGCACCCCAACAACATTGAAAGAGTTGCAAGCATTCCTAGGTTTCGCAAATTTCTACCGAAGGTTTATTGTTGCCTTCTCTTATATCGCGCGGCCGCTCACGGATCTTACCCGCGGGACAAACGGCGACGTCAAGCTGAACTTTCCTATCGCCCAAGGATCTGCTGCCCACGACGCATTCGAAAAGCTTAAGAAAGCATTTACCATCGCCCCGGTCCTCGCGCACTTCAACCCCGCGCTTGAGACCTGGGTCGAAACAGACTCCTCCGACACCGTCACAGCAGCCGTGCTGTCCCAAGTCCAGACTGACGGAGTGCTAAAACCAGTCGCTTTTATCTCCACAAAGATGTCACCAGCTGAGTGCAACTATGCCATctacgacaaggagcttaTGGCCATCGTCCGCGCCTTTGAGGAATGGAGACCAGAGCTGGCCGGCACCTCGGACCCGGTGAAGGTCATCTCAGACCATGCCACCTTACAGACCTTTATGGTCAACAAAGCACTCAACAGGCGTCAAGCAAGATGGGCTGAGTTTCTGAGCGAATTCAACTTTAAGATCACTTACCGACCAGGCAGACTAGGCAGCAAACCCGACGCCTTGACGAGACGCCCCGGCGACACACCCACGAACCCAAACGATCCACGGATCATACATCAGACCCAGACGATCCTCGGCCCCGACCGCGTCGACGACGTCATCAAACGAGACACGCACACACACAACGACGCCCGACAAGCAATTCAACTCGCGGCGCTGTTATTCGAATACGCGGAGGAGGTACAAACGCTAGCAGGCATGCTATATCTAATGAGCGAGGAGGCGTATGGCGTCGATGATTTGGTGGATGACGACTCAACCCCAGACGTAGCCTTGGACAGCCAGCCTAAGGGGGAGACAATTGAGATCCCTCACGCTGCTGCGCCAGCTTCCCTGGCACGGGTGCCGGGGAGAACGCGCCTGACGATGGACTTATGACAGCGATCGTAAATGCCTACCGCGTCGATCCCACACTACAAGAAATAATACGAGCAAAGGCAGACGGCGCCCGTCACCTTCCCCACACTGTCGCCATACAAATGAAGCTGAAGCTAGAGCTACAGGACTGCGAAATCCGCAACAGTCTGGTTTACTTCCGCGGCAGACTCTTCATCCCCTACGACGACGATCTTCGCAAAGACATCGTCCGTCGGTTCCACGACACCGCCACGGCGGGCCACGGCGGCAAGCGCTCTACCTACTACCTAGTTAGCCAACAGTACTACTGGCCGCTCATGACAGACACAGTCGCTCAGTATACCCGGAGTTGTGTAGTTTGCCGACGCGCAAAGCCATACAGAGACCGCAAGCAGGGACTGCTGCACCCGCTCCCCGTACCGAAACGATTCTGGACTGACATTTCAGTCGACTTCATCACACCCCTGCCAGACTGTACTAGATTCGGACGCACCTACTCTCATGTCATGGTCGTGATTGACCGGCTAAGCAAGTCGCAACGGTTTATCGCCCTAGACAGCCTTGAAGTTGATGCTGTTGTCCGAGCATTTGTCGATTACGTCTGGAGAGAGGAAGGTTTCCCTACTACAATTGTGTCTGACCGAGGGTCACAGTTCGTCTCTCATTTCTGGAAGGAGCTGTGTCATCGACTGGGTGTTACACCAAAGCTCTCTACAGCTTACCACCCAGAAACAGACGGCCAGACTGAAGTCGCCAACGCCGGACTAAAGTGTTACCTGCGTGCTTACACGAACTATATGCAAAACGACTGGGTAGACTGGCTGCCACTAGCCCAGCTCGCCATCAATAACAGAGAAAACGTGTCCTCTGGCGTCGCacccgcgcttgccaccaAGGGCTACCTACCTCGCATGGGATCGGAACTAGTCACCGAAGACTCGCCCATTACCGACGCCCGTTCACGCGCAGAACAGTTGCTCCGCGAAGACGCCCGAGGCACGGTGAAAAGGATGACCGACGTTATCCGTTTCATGCAAGAAAATCTTCGCTGGTCCCAAAACAAGATGGAACACTACGCCaaccagcacagacagccCGCTCCAGACTACCGCGTCGGTGACAAAGTCTATATTGATGCCCGCAATATCCCTACGATGCGCCCGAGCCGCGGTCTCAGCGCAAAGAACCTTGGCCCATACAAAGTGCGAGCTTTGCCCAACCGATATGCAGTCGAGCTCGCACTACCAGACTGCTACAAACAAGTCCATCCAGTGTTCCACCCATGGTTACTACACCTGGACGCCGATCAAACAGCTCGCCCAAGTGAGGGCGTCATCGCTGAGAAACACCCTGACGGAGAGCACGACTACTACGTAGACATGGTCGTCGACTGTCGCATAGATAAACGACGCAAGGACACCCTCACAAACAAGAAAGGCATGCTCCAGTATAAGGTTAAGTACACCAACTCCCCAGACTGGAATGCCTCGCCCGCATGGCAAGACTATACAGACCTGTGGGGCGCAGAGGAAGCGGTTGAAGACTTTCACCGTCTCTATCCCGACAAGCCCCCACCTCACGAACTGTATCGAGACCTAGCGTTGTATCTCAACCTAGTCGCCGCATATTCACTTGGTCGCGATGATGTTGAAGTTGTTAGCGTACTAGACAGTTGTGAGCTTGCCCTATCACCTTCGCATTCACTGATGGCACAGCTTGGACCTGGGAAGGTGGCACAACTCAGGACGTCTGTCTCCAAGCAGAAGCAAGGACCCGAAGGATGAGACACAACATAACTGCTCGGCATCAAGCACAGCGTCATAAAATAAAAGACATTCACGGCTTGCAGGTGCAACCGTCTTCTGAAAGGGGGGGTAatgttacggatccatagactcgctcggcccatggcccccatatcgataagatccttatcttatcggactagcgccttggcgcccacagcataagttcgggctcacaacgtagatagctcgatagcttgtatcttgtcaaatccaatctttcttgatcgatccctcacaaTGCCGGGTGCTTACAGGAGCGCCTAGCGTCTATGGCCGTTCAGGTGTCAGGGAATCAGGGTGATTACCGTGACAGTTAGGTATAACTATAAAACTATATTAAATTATAAAGTTTTTATAGTACTAAGCTTGTAAGAAGCTATAGCTAAATATATACCTATAGAGTAGCGCTTAGGTCTTAGCACCTAGGGCGCCGGCATAGGCTGTGCTAGAATACCAAGGTTCTGGGCACTAAGGCTCTAAACCATGACAGGAGGAATTGCGGGGGGTATAGGGCCGGTCGGAGTTGTCATCGTTGTACGGAGGTGCATTTCAAAAGTCTTTTCCCACCCCCCTGGTCAGCGCACGGAGCAACAACAGGGATAATCGGCCCGATTCCTCCATGACGTGTCctttctctcttctctcttctctgTCAACGAATCTTGCCCTCTTCTGTGTATGATCTAATCATGCCTGTCTTTGATCTTGCAACTCGTGCTTTAATTATAGCCTACAAGGCTGATATGAAAACAAACTAAGAGATTACTGGGTTAACTAGTGTTAAGAAGCGTACAATCAACTCAATCTACgtgtcagatttttatggatgggatcaagtgtgtattctctgtgtctgtctacggctctgtctgtgggaggtggcctcgcctcgggcttggcagtgctaagtcccggcgctagccctggtttgggggtctcatgtccttccccaaccaccatcggctcgatcatggagcaaaacctcgcctcaatctgacacaccccctcagctcgGCGCTCCTCGGCAGCCTGAGGTGGAGTGGTCTTTGCGACATTCATACCGGACTATATAACAAGactttccatcttctccagaATTTCCTCTGGATCTGCTTCCTCTACGTCTCGTTCCTTCACTTCAACCAGTCCGACCTGCGTCAAGAACTGGGGCCAGTTGTTGGCAGGCAGGGTCTTCGTGAAACCATCGGCGAGCATTTCGCCAGACGGTACATACACGACTCTGATAGACTTTCGCTTTGCCTCTTGCCTcagccagtgattgtggaTGTCCACGTGACGGAGTTTCGTCGTCAGCTGAGAGATCTCCTCGTTGATCAGCCGGATCGTCTGCGTATTATCGCACTGTATCGTAATTGTCTTCTCCGTCAACTCTACCCGAAGCTCCTCTAGCAGCATCCGCACAAACATGGACTCCTTAGCCACTTGCGATAGCGCGAGGAGTTCTGCTTCGGTCGTAGATGTCGTGATGGTATCTTGTTTGTTCGCCCTCCATGCGATCAGTCCTCCAAATAGCTTGATAACGTACCCTTGGGAGCTCTTGCGATCCGCGGTGTTGTCCGCAAAGGATGCATCGCTAGCTACTACCAATTGGTCGTCTCCTCCGAATGATAAGGATAGAAGCTTGGTTGACTCCAGGTACAACAGCACTCGGTCAGCGGCTTCTTGATGTAGTGGACCAGGGTTTGTGAGGAACCGGGCGAGTCGTGATACTGGGAATGCGACATCGGGTCGGGTGttgacggcggcgaagagtaacgatccaatcttgcgttgaTACAAGTTAATCTCTCCAGGAGTCGCCAAACCCTCACGTGCAACTAGTTCGACTCTAGCCATTGGTGTGTTGTGTCGTTGGTCCTTGTTCGTTGCCAGCcgtgcaatcttctcaacataAGCTTTCTGTGACAGCCAGATCTTTCGCTTCTCTCGGTCCCGTATAACTTCTACTCCTAAAAACCACTGCAAATCCTTTCCTCCGGTCAGGTTGTATCGCTGTTTCAGTTCCTCTTCCACTTTCCGAGCTACTTCCGCGTGCCGTTTCGAAGAGGCAAGGATAATGTCATCAACataaaagaagatgaacACTCCGTCTCGGATCATGCAGCAAGGTTCGTGGGAACTGGCGAGAACCCGATTTCTAGAAGGAAGGCAGTGAAGTGTCTTTGCCAGAGCAATGGCGAGATCCGTAGGCCGTACAGCGCTTTGTTTAGTTGCAGTATTGTTCCCTGCTTCCTGTATCCTGGGGGCATCCGCATGTACACTGTTCGATCAATATCTGCGTTGACGAAGGCGTTCGatacgtcgtattgcttcagCTCTAGGTCAAACCGGGCCGCAATCGACACTAGCATCCGAAACGATCTTCCGGCCagtgtagcagcgtaggttTCTTGTGCGGTGACATTTCGTTGCTGGTCTCCACGCACTACCAATCGCGCCTTACACTTCTGGAATCGATGGTGCTTGTCAaatttgtaggtgtatacccacattgAGTCCAGTACCTGCTGGTCGGTCTTCCGAGCCGTCTTCGCCGGGACCTCTGACCAGGATCTGGTTTCCTTGTGGCTATGGAGATGTGTAATCTCAGCCTCTTTGAAAAAATAGAACAACTCGTGATCCTCTCGCAGGCCGTTCGCTTGGGAGGCGGTGGCAGCTGGCTGCGATGAGGCTTCTTGCCGTTTCGCATCATACGCTCAAGCTttgccttgtccagtcgctcTCCTGCCAAGTTTTGAACGTTTCCTGCCTTGGTGCCTGCCATAAaggcggctgcccatggctCCTTCAACATCCTGTGTTCCGGATGGAGGATACCACTCGCGAGACCTTGTTtgccgtagctagtgtcaagaccttgtttcccgtaggcagtctcttcggattgtaggccgtagcctccggcatcgcattgttcgcgtggaacgcctgcggatagaccatgttcgcgctgtgcgccagtctgtacaccatgttcgccgtagctagtgtcaagaccttgtttcccgtaggcagtctcttcggattgtaggccgtagcctccggcatcgcattgttcgcgtggaacgcctgcggatagaccatgttcgcgctgtgcgccagtctgtacaccatgttcgccgtagctagtgtcaagaccttgtttcccgtaggcagtctcttcggattgtaggccgtagcctccggcatcgcattgttcgcgtggaacgcctgcggatagaccatgttcgcgctgtgcgccagtctgtacaccatgttcgccgtagctagtgtcaagaccttgtttcccgtaggcagtctcttcggattgtaggccgtagcctccggtATCATCGTCCCTGAAGGGGTGTTCCACATTAGTTAGCATTTGAGCAAGCAGTGCTGCCGGTGGGGGCGTATGTGGTGGCGTCGGATAAGGTACTACCTTCCTTCCCGCCTCATCATACTCGAGCCGCCCATTTTCCGGCGCTCTAGCAATGGTCTCATCTTCGTAGAAAGTTCCAAGTTCTTCCCGTGTGGGATTTGGTCCAGGGGGCAGTTCAATAGTTCGAATCCATGCTGCTATCTCCTCTGTAGTGCTATGCATAAGATTGTCCATAACCTCTTTATGCTCTCCACTATATACGACTTCCTCGTCGAATAcaacgtcgcgagtgctaaTGACCTTGCCTATAGATGGTACCCAAATTCGGAATATGTTCGTCGAACGGTAACCAACTAAGTACCCTATCCAGGCTTTCGGGTCAAATCTCTGTAGACGtccttttcctcgcttcgtgtcatccgtcatcgccacagtccgcaacaatcaattaagtgggtcctagaaggttcagattggattgattgattaccgctttaagcctagtagttacctataggagtttaagccctacctagataggtaagtgggtctaggagagtgaccggattgaattgattgttgcggagtctagtcATCGCAAATGCCTTACAGCCGTACGCTCGTAAATGCGACAGGTTGGGCTTGCGTGGTGATGTAACAACTCCATTCTGGAAAGCGATTGCCGTGAAGAACATCTCGTATGGAGATCTCCAGCGGTTCTGATATTTCGGCGTCCTGTTGTGTAGGTAGACGGCGGTCCGGGCGATTTCCGGCCATTGGTCCCACGGCAGATGTGCATCGAGTCGCATTGCTCGACCCTTTTCTTTTaccacaccccctgagcgttcggctcctccgttttgcGCTTGCGTATCGGGGGCGGAAGGCTCGAGTACTATACCTCTTGTTCTGCACCATCTGGCGACCTCTGGCTTCACGGAAAATATCTCGTTGTCCGTCTCAATAACCTTTACCGTTATACCAAATTGATTCATCATAAAGGTGACGAACATCTTAAGGCTTTTAAGGATGACTCTTGCCGTTCGGTTGTCACTAAGATAGAAATCCCATATGTATCCCGTAACGCGGCAGTTAATAAGCATCTgactcttctccttggtcgTACTTTCTGCTTCGTAGTCGTGAAAGTCGATCGCAACTCGCTCTCCCGGACCTTCTAAAATAGTCCGGGGCGTCCGTCGTATCAttcgcttcgactttgatatcCCACAGGCATCGCATTTCACTGTGGGGACCCCGACGATcttcaccccctcagattggTTCACTAGGTGTTCTAGGGCGTCGGATCCAGGGTAGCCAAGTCTCTTGTGCCAGACTATAGCCTCAGCTCGTTTTCGTACGGCTGTCCTGCGCGTTGGCTGCTGCGTTGAAAACGCTGCTCGCGCCTCAGCGTCATTGAGTTCCAGTATCCATTGTCCGTACTTCTCGTGTAGTACTGCCAGTTCGCTATCGTCGGACCGTCGGAGGATTGTTGGGTCGGATTTGGTGTCCCACCAAAGACCTTGCCGGCGGAGTATCCGGAAGGAGACAAGACTGCAGTGTAGGTCAGGGCAGTAGGCGACGTTCTCGAGGTAGAGGAGACGGTGACCGTCTGCGCTATCTACTCTCAGAGTAACTGAACCGTATGCCTTAATCCACACCCTTGTATTGCCTGCCCAGAGGAAGTCTCCTGTCATAGGCGGTCGAATATTCGTGAATCGTCCGAGGTCGTTGCCGACGTGTATAGTGGTTCCGGAGTCCATTATGTAAGAGCGTTGAAGTGGGTACTTAGATTCCTTTGCCATAAATGATGAGGCACAGATTATAAGGTTGATCTGGCCTATGTTCCGGCCTTCTGGTCACTCGACAGTATCCTCTACCGGAGTGCTCTGTGACTTCTTAATCTGGGGTGTCCCTAATTTAGCTCTCTTGGCTCCCCTTATCTCTTGTTCGAGATCAGTGTCGCTATCAATTcggtgctgagccatcgtCTTCAGTGTTTCACGTGGCTTCCACCAAACAGGGTCGTTGTGCGGAAACGCGTACCAACAATCCTTTAGTTCGTGCTGTTGGTCGCATACCTTGCATTGTTTCCTATCCTTGCCCGGTCCGGGAGTCTTTCGGCTTTTGCCGCGACCTCGCTTTCCTGGGGCCTTCTCGGCGGCGTCATCTGCGTCTTCGCCGTTCAGTTGAGGTCCACTTGCTACAAAGGCGGCCTTCGGGACCTTGTGTTTGATCGGATGCAACAGTGAGGCGTACTCTCGGAACTGTTTAATCATCATCCGTACAGTGACACGTGGGTCTTTATTTCCACCGGCCATGAACGCGGTAGTCCATTCTGGTGATGGTTTGAGAACTGCTTTGACGAAATCCTCCTTGATAAACTCTTCGTCTTGGCATTCAGGTATGCCAAGGGCCTTGCCTTCCGTGATTGCATGGTCCATCTCAGTTAGCCAGGTCTCCCACTGTGCTAACAACCTCATCGGTTTTTGGGCCGCGAGGTAACGTTCTCTCGCACGTTTGAGTTCCTCCTTCGTGTCAATCCCAACATTTGCGGCTAAGTTTTCAATCCACTGCCGATGGGAAAGACCTGCCTTGCAGCAGTTGTAGAAGAGGTGTTGTGACACAGTCTTCCTTATGTGCTCGGTGAGCTTTCCAAGTCCGGTCCGCTCTTGTTGATATCTCTGGTTAAGTATTTTAAACTCTTCTAGTTGTATTCGGTAATAATCGATATCTTCTTTATAGGACGTCTTCGCGTTCGTCGCGAGGTCCGAGGGTCGTACCGGTACGTAGGCTGGCGCTTCGGCGCTATCGTCGCCGATCGCTTGGCGATATTGGGTAACGTGCAGATTCGTCGCTGCAGTTGATGGCTGATAGCTTCCGATAAGTGGAGCTagtggtggttgtggttcTATTAGAGGGATCCCACGTTGCTTTGGATCTACCTTTTCCCACACTTGGTATGCGGCGCATTCCGCTTGTAGTTGTTGGTACCATTTAGCCCAATTGGTATAATCCGTTAGGATCACTGTTGGATCTCTGTTTGATAGTACAGACATCTTGTCGATGAGTTTTGATGACTCTTCGGTTCGGCGCTTACGTGTTGTAGCGTGGGATCGTCGTATTGACGGTATTTGTAGTATAAAGTAACTTTGATTGACTCTTCTGTACTCGGTacaggcagtgagactcttaattgtcagatttttatggatgggatcaagtgtgtattctctgtgtctgtctacggctctgtctgtgggaggtggcctcgcctcgggcttggcagtgctaagtcccggcgctagccctggtttgggggtctcatgtccttccccaaccaccatcggctcgatcatggagcaaaacctcgcctcaatctgacactACGCAAGGGCAACTAAGAGAGGCTTTGATCCTGCTCTAAGGCCTATAAAATTAGAGAATAAGCACGTTGAAGATGCGTCACAATCTAGGAGGCCTTTGAGAAGGTTGTAAGCCTTGTGAGAAGAGATCGGTATAGCTAAGAGAAAACCTGTGCTGATATTGCTGGTGATCTTAGTTAAGATGGCCTGGATATCTTAGCCTCCACGGTGTGAAGAGTACTCAGAAAAGCAGAATACAAGAAGACAAAGCCAACAAGGAAACCTAGGTTAACGAAACAGATAAGGAAGGAGAGGCTAGCGTGGTGCCTTAAGCACAAAGATTAGACTCTTGAGGATTAGAAGAATGTTATTTAGACAGATAAGACTGCTGTTGTACTTCTTTATCGACGTAGAGGGTATAAACTTTAGAGGAGGGTCGATGAGGCTGTTGTTAAGAGTTGTATCCGTAAGAGATGGAAAGGTTACTCTAAGTTTATGTTCTAGGGTTGTTTTACGTACGAGAAGAAAGGACCTTATTATTGCTAGAGGCCTGAAACAAAGCAAGAGAAGGAAGAGGCTGCAAGAAAGATTAATAAATTAAATGCTGAGTTGGAGCATCTAATAAGAGAGAACTGGGAGCTTAAAACAGGCATGCGGCGGCTTAATCTCCGTACAAAGCCTGGCAAGAAACCTAAGTGGAGATAGAATCAAAAGAATAGCAAATTATCACGAGGCAAGGGCTCAGGCATAGACTAGTGGCGGTACCAGTCAATTATTATGCGGCCAAAGTTGATTCCTTTTGCAAAGGAGTGCATGAAAGAGAGGCCTAGTACTGTAATTTAAGAGGATAAAGCACCTGCTCACAGCTATTACGTTTAAAGCTAGGTGTACAGTCAAGAGCACGTAGCACAGTTGCTTTAGTGCGGCAATTCACCTAACTTAAATGCTATTGAGCCTTGCTAGTTTTAGATGAAGAGATTCACAACAAAGAAAGGAGCTCCTAAGAGTAGAGCTCAGGCTATTCGTGCGTGGGAACAGTGCTGGGATGAGCTGCCTCAAGAGAAGATACAGGCCTGGATTGAGCGTATTCTAATCCATATCAAACAGATCATTGACTTAGAGGGAGGAAATGAGTACAAGGAGGGCAGAAATGTACGTAGGACTGATTGAAATCAATTGTATCGGGCCGAATCACCCCTGTACTTGCTCCGTGCGCTGACCAGGGGGTGGGAAAAGACTTTTGAAATGCACCTCCGTAAGTGTTGGTGAATATTGTGATTAGGTTTTTACTTTACGTGAGGCCGATCATATCAGCGCTATTGCAAAAGCCTCAGAATTCCCCGAGCTCTCGGAAGGTGACGCGTTAACCTGGATCTAAGCCTCCTCAAATTCGCTTCGTGTTGATCTGTGACTGTAGAAGGCGGTAGAAAAAAGCCGTAAAAGGCCGTAAAAGGCCGTAA is a genomic window containing:
- a CDS encoding CHROMO domain containing protein, which encodes MKLKLELQDCEIRNSLVYFRGRLFIPYDDDLRKDIVRRFHDTATAGHGGKRSTYYLVSQQYYWPLMTDTVAQYTRSCVVCRRAKPYRDRKQGLLHPLPVPKRFWTDISVDFITPLPDCTRFGRTYSHVMVVIDRLSKSQRFIALDSLEVDAVVRAFVDYVWREEGFPTTIVSDRGSQFVSHFWKELCHRLGVTPKLSTAYHPETDGQTEVANAGLKCYLRAYTNYMQNDWVDWLPLAQLAINNRENVSSGVAPALATKGYLPRMGSELVTEDSPITDARSRAEQLLREDARGTVKRMTDVIRFMQENLRWSQNKMEHYANQHRQPAPDYRVGDKVYIDARNIPTMRPSRGLSAKNLGPYKVRALPNRYAVELALPDCYKQVHPVFHPWLLHLDADQTARPSEGVIAEKHPDGEHDYYVDMVVDCRIDKRRKDTLTNKKGMLQYKVKYTNSPDWNASPAWQDYTDLWGAEEAVEDFHRLYPDKPPPHELYRDLALYLNLVAAYSLGRDDVEVVSVLDSCELALSPSHSLMAQLGPGKVAQLRTSVSKQKQGPEG
- a CDS encoding KfrA-N domain containing protein; translation: MARLNETSKDAHDQGAQNDTQTIPAESHLEYGDFENDDDLTEAEKATIRQKLATRKRQVTFGRGDGQGNSEDEGNDVNAAERRRQSCRQSLKKAVKPADKTSIELGYDDDTDDMYLRFYGIHDNDEREILADMRNVDDFTACIAEHAESVFGHLADLLSQIAEQAEQLDQAHNEARVQQEAADARVERAQTQARAAAADELAQVTQKCNRMITTKNSYASRLAVLEDELAASRESNVKLYSQISDLYNERSVLQQHAGVPTNGNLYDTRPAQFQSSPPPMTANPFIGTGTHDLMLPPPMAHHQKNRPLARSAVSDNLTATGAKLKDIDIFRGDSTDKEDYKYWRRSARNFLNKTTIHTTVQDQLDYLIDHLRGPAAAQVEYRAAPGARNAYVTAEEVLTELDRIFDTVDKVTEASAALHDSGSGGLKQRDNESFNTWVARFTSTVAPLNLGDNEMIQHAIRLMKFGRNAGLQFRHGDTWEAFAQNCRTQQQLSRLTQSSGNNGTANVSGKKHRPTDADVPAACKSGSIVPASRVPALKATFTNAALQATVVDATDESEN